A portion of the bacterium genome contains these proteins:
- the kdpF gene encoding K(+)-transporting ATPase subunit F has protein sequence MNIIYVVSGFVSAGLLVYLVVALIKPEKF, from the coding sequence ATGAATATCATCTATGTCGTGAGCGGTTTTGTTTCGGCCGGGTTGTTGGTCTATTTGGTCGTGGCTTTGATCAAGCCCGAGAAGTTCTAA
- a CDS encoding ATP-binding protein has protein sequence MRPIRKPAFSEWAAYVFSLAVMAICNIIALLFLYHLAITNILMIYLIGILAVVSRTGYGPSVLACVVGVLSFDFFIVPPRLDFTPGHYQYVITLVVVLLFTLSLSRMTARIRAEAQASRRREAQTAALFELSRRLAAEAEKDPDFNGAVALIGDIFECHSVLLVPGPDGSLGPRAGTQGPSPWNDLKKEAAQAAFQKGDMVDLGTPDFPGTGCLFVPLLAPEGPMGVLGLQPRAGTLGPSPDQRHFLQALANLIGAIQQKARLEEENRKNRLKAEAEMVRNALLSSVSHDLRTPLAVITGSASSLLDPGSRLSDASRRELLQDILGESDRLNRFVGNLLEMTRLDSGEMLLKKELQPLEEVLGPALGRLEGKLQGRSLVTDLPPTLPMVPMDGLLMEQVFVNLIENALKYTPAGSPIRIGARVQGDHLELEVSDQGPGLAAGDEEKVFEKFYRGRAGSQKEGVGLGLAICRGVVEAHGGRIGAGNRPEGGARFYFTLPLAERALTLERKR, from the coding sequence ATGAGACCGATCCGCAAGCCCGCCTTTTCTGAATGGGCCGCCTATGTTTTTTCCCTGGCCGTCATGGCGATCTGCAACATCATCGCCCTTCTCTTCCTTTACCATCTGGCCATCACCAATATCCTGATGATCTATCTCATTGGGATCCTCGCCGTGGTCTCCCGCACCGGCTACGGGCCTTCGGTCCTGGCCTGCGTGGTGGGCGTGCTGAGCTTCGACTTCTTCATCGTCCCGCCGCGCCTCGACTTCACGCCCGGCCATTACCAATATGTGATCACCCTGGTCGTGGTCCTGCTCTTCACCCTTTCCCTGAGCCGCATGACCGCCCGTATCCGCGCCGAGGCCCAGGCCAGCCGCCGGCGCGAGGCCCAGACCGCCGCCCTCTTCGAGCTCAGCCGCCGCCTGGCCGCCGAGGCCGAGAAGGACCCGGACTTCAACGGGGCCGTGGCCCTCATCGGGGACATCTTCGAGTGCCATTCGGTCCTCCTGGTCCCGGGACCCGATGGTTCCCTCGGACCCCGGGCCGGAACGCAAGGACCTTCCCCCTGGAACGACCTCAAGAAGGAAGCCGCCCAGGCGGCCTTCCAAAAGGGGGACATGGTGGACCTGGGCACGCCGGACTTTCCCGGGACCGGCTGTCTTTTCGTCCCCCTCCTGGCCCCCGAAGGGCCCATGGGAGTCCTAGGGCTCCAACCCCGGGCGGGAACGCTGGGTCCCAGCCCCGACCAGCGCCACTTCCTCCAGGCCCTGGCCAACTTGATCGGGGCCATCCAGCAGAAGGCCCGATTGGAGGAGGAGAACCGGAAGAACCGCCTCAAGGCCGAAGCCGAGATGGTGCGAAACGCCCTGCTGAGTTCCGTGTCCCACGACCTCAGGACGCCCTTGGCCGTCATCACCGGGTCCGCCAGCAGCCTTTTGGACCCCGGGAGCCGGCTGAGCGACGCTTCGCGCCGCGAGCTCCTGCAGGACATCCTGGGCGAGTCCGATCGCTTGAACCGTTTCGTGGGGAACCTGCTGGAGATGACCCGGTTGGACTCGGGGGAAATGCTCCTCAAGAAGGAACTCCAACCCCTGGAGGAGGTGCTGGGGCCCGCCCTGGGACGGTTGGAGGGCAAGCTCCAGGGCCGCTCCCTCGTCACCGACCTCCCCCCCACCCTGCCCATGGTCCCCATGGACGGCCTGCTGATGGAGCAGGTCTTCGTCAACCTCATCGAGAACGCCCTGAAATACACCCCGGCGGGCTCCCCCATCCGTATCGGCGCCCGGGTCCAAGGGGACCATCTGGAGTTGGAGGTGAGCGACCAGGGGCCGGGCTTGGCGGCGGGCGATGAGGAAAAGGTCTTCGAGAAGTTCTACCGGGGCCGCGCCGGCTCCCAGAAGGAAGGCGTGGGCCTGGGATTGGCCATCTGCCGGGGGGTGGTGGAGGCCCATGGCGGGAGGATCGGCGCCGGGAACCGGCCCGAAGGCGGCGCCCGCTTTTACTTCACCCTGCCGTTGGCCGAAAGGGCCCTGACCCTGGAAAGGAAGCGTTGA
- a CDS encoding response regulator has translation MAEALPTILIIEDEAPIRRFLRLSLEDRDFRLVESSTGEEGLALASSHNPEVILLDLGLPDMDGLEVIQRTRAWTPVPIIVLSARDKEQDKIKALESGADDYLTKPFSVGELTARIKVALRHSNRTGGASPSGLYQNGVLKVDLENRQVFLDGKEVHLTPTEYKLLAILARRPGKLVTRWELLRDVWGPAGGDSGHYLRIYVHQLRQKLEENPAQPRYLITEAGIGYRLRAE, from the coding sequence ATGGCCGAAGCCCTGCCGACCATCCTGATCATCGAGGACGAGGCGCCCATCCGGCGTTTCCTGCGGCTTTCACTGGAGGACCGGGATTTCCGTCTGGTGGAATCCTCCACCGGCGAGGAAGGGCTCGCCCTGGCCTCCTCCCACAACCCCGAGGTCATCCTGCTCGACCTGGGGTTGCCCGACATGGACGGCCTGGAAGTGATCCAAAGGACCCGGGCCTGGACCCCGGTCCCCATCATCGTGCTGTCCGCCCGGGACAAGGAACAGGACAAGATCAAGGCGCTCGAGTCGGGGGCCGACGACTACCTCACCAAACCCTTCAGCGTGGGCGAACTGACCGCCCGCATCAAGGTGGCCCTGCGCCACTCCAACCGCACCGGGGGCGCCTCCCCGAGCGGCCTTTACCAGAACGGGGTCCTGAAGGTGGACCTGGAGAACCGCCAGGTCTTTTTGGACGGCAAGGAAGTGCACCTGACGCCCACCGAATACAAGTTGCTCGCCATCCTGGCGCGCCGACCGGGCAAACTGGTCACCCGTTGGGAATTGCTGCGGGACGTCTGGGGACCGGCGGGAGGGGACTCGGGGCACTACCTTCGGATCTATGTGCATCAGTTGCGGCAGAAGCTGGAGGAGAACCCGGCCCAACCCCGCTACCTCATCACCGAGGCGGGCATCGGTTACCGGCTGAGGGCCGAATAG
- a CDS encoding sensor histidine kinase KdpD — MNDKRPDPDKLLDRVKMEAALEKRGKLKIFFGASPGVGKTFAMLEAARAKKNEGLDVVVGLLETHGRKETAALLEGLEILPPQELEYRGTQLKEFDIDAALKRRPDVLLVDELAHTNAPGARHLKRWQDVQELLDLGVNVYSTLNVQHLESLNDIVAQITGVTVRETLPDKVLQEADEVELIDLPPDDLLKRLQEGKVYMAEAAQRAVQNFFKKGNLIALREMALRTTADRVNDQVQDYRRTMAITQTWATSDRILVCVSPSPSSANLVRAAHRMAKSLRSDWIALYVEIPSRGGDEARSQAIQHLRLAEQLGAETATLTGSDFAEEVMDYAKERNVTKIFIGKPPRYSWRNLLRPSPVDRLLRASGDIDIYATRGESADPRAPERPRFQGKAAGQGEWKGYLYALLGVAASTLICSFIYEWLDLANLIMVYLLGVLAVSYQQSRGPSTLASVLSVLAFDFFFVPPRFTFAVSDTQYIVVFLVMLVVGLSISNLTVRVRDQARHSRLRERRTAALYALSRELASTWGTAELLDIAVKHIAEVFESSVIAFLPDEHGRLKVQCGDMGAFDLTSKEMGVAHWAFDLGQPAGRGTDTLPGTDALYLPLLASGAPVGALGVKPRHPEKLFIPEQLHLLEAFAHQTALAVAADKLLQKQQQTQMEVESEKLRSSLLSSVSHDLRTPLAAITGSISSLLQNGESFPAPTRRDLLENIHDESERLERLVNNLLEMTKLESGSIQPNRELNHPAEVIGSALARLDKKASARKITTRIPPDLPLVPMDSLLIEQVLVNLVDNALKYTPPDSPVEIIAGVGEGFLEIEVADRGPGLPEADLPRLFEKFYRGPEQGRAAGAGLGLSICKGFVQIHGGSIEARNRPGGGAVFRFTLPLEAGHGG, encoded by the coding sequence ATGAACGACAAAAGGCCCGACCCGGACAAGCTCCTGGACCGCGTGAAGATGGAAGCGGCGCTGGAAAAACGGGGCAAATTGAAGATCTTCTTTGGCGCCTCACCCGGGGTGGGCAAGACCTTCGCCATGTTGGAGGCGGCCCGCGCGAAGAAGAACGAGGGGCTCGATGTGGTCGTGGGACTCCTCGAGACCCATGGCCGCAAGGAGACCGCCGCCCTCCTGGAAGGGCTGGAGATCCTCCCCCCGCAGGAATTGGAATACCGTGGCACCCAGCTCAAGGAATTCGACATCGACGCGGCCCTGAAGCGTCGCCCCGACGTTCTGCTCGTTGACGAACTGGCCCACACCAACGCGCCCGGCGCCCGCCACTTGAAGCGCTGGCAGGACGTGCAGGAACTGCTCGACCTGGGCGTGAACGTCTATTCCACCCTCAATGTCCAGCACCTGGAGAGCCTCAACGACATCGTGGCCCAGATCACGGGCGTGACCGTCCGTGAGACCCTGCCGGACAAGGTGCTCCAGGAAGCCGATGAGGTGGAGCTCATCGACCTTCCGCCCGACGACCTCCTCAAGCGCCTGCAGGAGGGCAAGGTCTATATGGCCGAGGCGGCCCAGCGGGCCGTCCAGAACTTCTTCAAGAAAGGCAACCTCATCGCGCTTCGCGAGATGGCCCTTCGCACCACCGCCGACCGGGTCAACGACCAGGTGCAGGATTACCGGCGCACCATGGCCATCACCCAGACCTGGGCCACCTCCGACCGCATCCTGGTCTGCGTCTCGCCCAGCCCCTCGTCCGCGAACCTGGTGCGGGCCGCCCACCGCATGGCCAAATCCCTGCGGTCGGATTGGATCGCCCTTTACGTGGAGATCCCATCCCGGGGGGGTGATGAGGCCCGTTCCCAGGCCATCCAGCACCTGCGACTCGCCGAACAATTGGGAGCGGAGACCGCCACCTTGACCGGCAGCGACTTCGCCGAAGAGGTGATGGACTACGCCAAGGAACGCAACGTCACCAAGATCTTCATCGGGAAGCCCCCGCGTTATTCCTGGCGGAATCTTTTACGGCCATCCCCCGTGGACCGGCTCCTTCGGGCCAGCGGTGATATCGACATCTATGCCACCCGGGGCGAATCCGCCGATCCACGGGCCCCCGAACGCCCCCGGTTCCAAGGAAAGGCGGCCGGACAAGGGGAATGGAAGGGTTACCTCTACGCCCTCCTGGGGGTCGCCGCCAGCACCCTCATCTGCTCCTTTATCTATGAATGGTTGGACCTAGCCAACCTCATCATGGTCTACCTGCTCGGGGTGCTGGCCGTTTCCTACCAGCAGAGCCGGGGGCCCTCGACCCTGGCCTCGGTCCTGAGCGTGCTGGCCTTCGACTTTTTCTTTGTGCCTCCCCGCTTCACCTTCGCGGTATCCGACACCCAATACATCGTGGTCTTCCTCGTGATGCTGGTCGTGGGTCTGTCCATCAGCAACCTCACGGTGCGGGTGCGGGACCAGGCCCGGCATTCCCGTCTACGGGAACGCCGCACCGCCGCCCTCTACGCCCTTTCCCGGGAGTTGGCCTCCACTTGGGGCACGGCGGAACTATTGGACATCGCCGTCAAGCACATCGCCGAGGTCTTCGAGAGCTCGGTCATCGCCTTCCTGCCCGATGAGCATGGACGGCTGAAGGTCCAATGCGGGGACATGGGGGCTTTCGACCTGACCTCCAAGGAAATGGGGGTGGCCCATTGGGCCTTCGACCTGGGTCAACCGGCAGGCCGGGGCACCGACACCCTGCCGGGGACCGATGCCCTTTACCTGCCCCTGCTCGCTTCCGGCGCCCCCGTGGGGGCGCTGGGCGTGAAACCCCGCCACCCCGAGAAGCTCTTCATCCCCGAACAGCTCCATCTCCTGGAGGCCTTCGCCCATCAGACCGCCTTGGCCGTGGCGGCCGACAAGCTCCTTCAAAAACAACAACAGACCCAGATGGAGGTGGAATCGGAGAAGCTCCGCAGTTCCCTTTTGAGCTCCGTCTCCCATGACCTTCGCACTCCCTTGGCCGCCATCACGGGCTCCATCAGCAGCCTCCTGCAGAACGGCGAGTCCTTCCCCGCCCCCACCCGGCGGGACCTCTTGGAGAACATCCACGATGAATCGGAACGCCTGGAGCGGCTGGTGAACAACCTGCTGGAGATGACCAAGCTGGAATCGGGCTCCATCCAGCCCAACAGGGAATTGAACCACCCGGCCGAGGTCATCGGTTCCGCCCTGGCCCGCCTCGACAAGAAAGCATCGGCCCGCAAGATCACCACCCGCATCCCCCCGGACCTGCCGCTCGTCCCCATGGACAGCCTCTTGATCGAACAGGTCCTGGTGAACCTCGTGGACAACGCCTTGAAGTACACCCCCCCCGATTCCCCGGTGGAGATCATCGCGGGGGTGGGGGAAGGTTTCCTGGAGATCGAGGTCGCCGACCGGGGGCCGGGCCTGCCCGAAGCCGACCTGCCCCGGCTCTTCGAGAAGTTCTACCGGGGTCCCGAACAGGGACGGGCGGCGGGCGCGGGGCTGGGCCTTTCCATCTGCAAGGGTTTCGTGCAGATCCACGGCGGCTCCATCGAGGCGCGCAACCGTCCGGGCGGCGGGGCGGTCTTCCGGTTCACCCTTCCCCTGGAGGCCGGACATGGCGGATAA
- the amt gene encoding ammonium transporter gives MKRDAVLKFRRGCAALLFAALMSFVVMGAAQAQTSTPAAAPAAAPAAAPAAPAPTPAGPDSTGASYGAASDLTSFNSFKDTANPTPQELILAIGHNRVAINIMWTLITGFLVMFMQAGFAMVETGLTRAKNAAHTMTMNMMIYPFGMLGFYVCGFAFMFGGLGSLGTLGGYGGLSHEITWTLFGKSFGILGTTGCFLTGAAYDSSVFTLFLFQMVFMDTTATIPTGAMAERWKWSAFCLYGVAIGTIMYPVFGNWVWGGGWLAQLGGNFGLGHGYVDFAGSSVVHMQGGVIALIGAWIIGPRIGKYNKDGSANTIPAHNLPLAIAGCFILAFGWFGFNPGSTLSGSDLRISVIAVNTMLASATGAVFAMLWCMFVRMGKPDPGMIVNGMLAGLVAITCPCAFVNAPGACIIGAVSGVLVVEAVYFFDKIHIDDPVGAIAVHGVNGAWGCLSLGLFGDGAYGAGWNGVGAANYMGVAGKGVTGLFYGDSSQLIAQIIGVVTCFVTLTVLSLIVFGLIQVTVGNRVEASVEMEGLDIPEMGVLGYNGFKMDKASENISSK, from the coding sequence ATGAAACGAGATGCGGTCTTGAAATTCCGGCGAGGGTGCGCGGCGCTTCTGTTCGCGGCGCTCATGTCCTTCGTGGTGATGGGGGCGGCGCAAGCCCAAACCTCCACTCCCGCTGCGGCGCCGGCCGCGGCTCCGGCGGCGGCTCCGGCCGCTCCGGCGCCCACTCCCGCCGGTCCGGATTCGACGGGGGCCAGCTACGGGGCCGCCTCGGACCTGACCTCCTTCAACAGCTTCAAGGACACGGCCAACCCGACGCCCCAGGAACTGATCCTGGCCATCGGGCACAACCGGGTGGCCATCAACATCATGTGGACCCTCATCACCGGCTTTCTGGTGATGTTCATGCAGGCCGGGTTCGCCATGGTGGAGACGGGGCTCACCCGCGCCAAGAACGCGGCCCACACCATGACCATGAACATGATGATCTACCCCTTCGGCATGCTGGGATTCTATGTCTGCGGGTTCGCCTTCATGTTCGGCGGGCTGGGGAGCCTGGGGACCCTGGGCGGCTACGGGGGCTTGAGCCACGAGATCACCTGGACGCTCTTCGGGAAGTCTTTCGGGATCCTGGGGACCACGGGCTGCTTCCTCACCGGGGCCGCCTATGACTCCAGCGTGTTCACCCTCTTCCTCTTCCAGATGGTGTTCATGGACACCACCGCCACCATCCCCACCGGGGCCATGGCGGAACGCTGGAAATGGTCGGCCTTCTGCCTCTACGGCGTCGCCATCGGGACCATCATGTATCCCGTGTTCGGGAACTGGGTCTGGGGCGGAGGCTGGCTGGCCCAATTGGGCGGCAACTTCGGCCTGGGCCACGGCTACGTGGACTTCGCGGGTTCCTCGGTGGTCCATATGCAGGGCGGCGTGATCGCCCTCATCGGCGCCTGGATCATCGGTCCGCGCATCGGCAAGTACAACAAGGACGGCTCGGCCAACACCATCCCGGCCCATAACCTGCCCCTGGCCATCGCGGGTTGCTTCATCCTGGCCTTCGGCTGGTTCGGGTTCAACCCCGGCTCGACCCTCTCGGGTTCGGACCTGCGCATCAGCGTCATCGCGGTCAACACGATGTTGGCTTCGGCGACCGGCGCGGTCTTCGCCATGCTGTGGTGCATGTTCGTGCGGATGGGCAAACCGGATCCGGGCATGATCGTGAACGGCATGCTGGCCGGTTTGGTGGCGATCACCTGCCCCTGCGCCTTCGTGAACGCCCCCGGCGCCTGCATCATCGGGGCCGTCTCCGGGGTGCTGGTGGTGGAAGCCGTTTATTTCTTCGATAAGATCCACATCGACGATCCCGTCGGGGCCATCGCGGTGCACGGCGTGAACGGGGCCTGGGGCTGCCTATCCTTGGGGCTCTTCGGCGACGGCGCCTATGGCGCGGGCTGGAACGGCGTGGGCGCCGCCAACTATATGGGCGTGGCGGGCAAGGGCGTGACCGGGTTGTTCTACGGCGACTCCTCCCAATTGATCGCCCAGATCATCGGGGTCGTGACCTGCTTCGTCACCCTCACCGTGCTCTCCCTGATCGTTTTCGGATTGATCCAGGTGACGGTCGGGAACCGGGTCGAGGCTTCGGTCGAGATGGAAGGCCTGGACATCCCCGAAATGGGCGTCCTCGGCTACAATGGCTTCAAGATGGACAAGGCGTCGGAGAACATCAGCTCCAAATAA
- a CDS encoding P-II family nitrogen regulator, whose product MKKVEAIIRPSALRAVLDGLKAVGYSGVTVAEVQGHGVQKGITESYRGQTVEGLLPKLVLTAVVNDKKVAKVTDIIVKCARTGEIGDGKIFISPVANAIRIRTGEKGEKAV is encoded by the coding sequence ATGAAGAAAGTGGAAGCGATCATCCGCCCCAGCGCTTTAAGGGCGGTTTTGGACGGCCTGAAGGCCGTGGGTTATTCGGGCGTGACGGTGGCCGAGGTGCAGGGCCACGGCGTCCAGAAGGGCATCACCGAGTCCTACCGGGGCCAGACCGTCGAGGGGCTGCTTCCCAAGCTGGTCCTCACCGCGGTGGTGAACGACAAGAAGGTGGCCAAGGTCACCGATATCATCGTGAAGTGCGCCAGGACCGGCGAGATCGGGGACGGGAAGATCTTCATCTCCCCCGTCGCCAACGCCATCCGGATCCGCACCGGTGAGAAGGGCGAAAAGGCCGTTTAA
- a CDS encoding response regulator — MADKGTVLVVEDELPIRRFLKPSLQSHGFKVVEAERGEEAIALASSHNPDIILLDLGLPDLDGLEVVKRLREWTATPIIILTARGKEKDKIAGLDAGADDYLTKPFDVGELMARIRAALRHSQRLKAGGKSDAVFEAPDFRVDLSARVVTVRGKETHLTPNEYDLLACLIRHAGKVVTQKQILQEVWGPASGDQVQYLRIYIYQLRRKLEADPDRPHYLVTESGVGYRLKTD, encoded by the coding sequence ATGGCGGATAAAGGCACGGTCCTGGTGGTGGAGGACGAACTCCCCATCCGGCGCTTCCTCAAACCCTCCCTGCAAAGCCACGGCTTCAAGGTCGTCGAGGCGGAAAGGGGCGAGGAAGCGATCGCCCTGGCCTCGTCCCACAATCCCGACATCATCCTGCTGGACCTGGGACTTCCCGATCTGGACGGCCTGGAGGTCGTGAAGCGCCTTCGGGAGTGGACCGCCACCCCCATCATCATCCTGACCGCCCGGGGCAAGGAGAAGGACAAGATCGCGGGACTCGACGCGGGCGCCGACGACTACCTGACCAAACCCTTCGACGTGGGCGAGCTCATGGCCCGCATCCGGGCGGCGCTCCGCCATTCCCAACGGCTCAAGGCCGGGGGCAAATCGGACGCCGTCTTCGAAGCCCCCGACTTCAGGGTGGACCTTTCCGCCCGGGTCGTCACCGTCCGCGGGAAGGAGACCCACCTGACCCCCAATGAGTACGATCTTTTGGCCTGCCTCATCCGGCACGCGGGCAAGGTCGTCACCCAGAAGCAGATCCTCCAGGAGGTCTGGGGCCCCGCCAGCGGCGACCAGGTCCAATACCTGCGCATCTACATCTATCAATTACGCCGTAAGCTCGAAGCCGACCCCGACCGGCCCCATTACCTGGTCACCGAGTCCGGCGTCGGCTACCGCCTCAAGACCGATTGA
- a CDS encoding ammonium transporter — MALATGLFFVMTACAMAQTAPAAATPAVAATPAPAAPAISAGDTAWVLASAALVLLMTPGLAFFYAGMVRKKNVMATIMQSFFMIALISIQWVIFGYSIAFGDGNPYFGGLQWAFLNNLPETSPLAGTIPHYAFIMFQAMFAIITPALITGAFAERVKFTGFVLFSLLWATFIYDPVCHWVWSPNGVFCQMGALDFAGGTVVHMTAGYSALALALLLGTRKGYGKESMVPHNMTYVLLGASLLWFGWFGFNAGSAVAANGLAANAFLTTNTATAAAALSWCLIEWFHHRKATTLGAASGAVAGLVAITPACGFVNVAGSLWIGFLVSFLCYLAIQVKLKLGYDDSLDAFGVHGIGGTFGALATGLWAVKAVNGHDGFFAGNPAQLLIQVKTVLATMVFSFIGTVILYFLVEKTVGMRVSAKEEELGLDLSQHGEEGYHI, encoded by the coding sequence TTGGCCTTAGCAACGGGTCTCTTCTTCGTGATGACGGCTTGCGCCATGGCGCAGACGGCACCGGCGGCAGCGACCCCGGCGGTTGCGGCCACCCCGGCACCGGCGGCTCCGGCCATCAGCGCCGGTGACACGGCCTGGGTGCTGGCCTCGGCGGCTTTGGTGCTCCTGATGACCCCCGGCCTCGCCTTTTTCTACGCCGGCATGGTGCGCAAGAAGAACGTGATGGCCACCATCATGCAGAGTTTCTTCATGATCGCCCTCATCAGCATCCAATGGGTGATCTTCGGTTACTCCATCGCCTTCGGGGACGGCAATCCCTATTTCGGGGGTCTGCAGTGGGCTTTCCTGAACAACCTTCCGGAAACGAGCCCCCTGGCCGGGACCATCCCCCACTATGCCTTCATCATGTTCCAGGCCATGTTCGCCATCATCACCCCGGCCCTCATCACCGGGGCTTTCGCGGAGCGCGTGAAGTTCACCGGCTTCGTGCTCTTCTCCCTGCTCTGGGCCACCTTCATCTATGACCCGGTCTGCCATTGGGTCTGGTCGCCGAACGGCGTCTTCTGCCAGATGGGCGCGCTGGACTTCGCGGGCGGCACGGTCGTGCATATGACCGCCGGGTATTCGGCCCTGGCCTTGGCGCTCCTCTTGGGGACCCGAAAGGGCTACGGCAAGGAATCCATGGTGCCCCACAACATGACCTACGTGCTGTTGGGGGCCAGCCTGCTCTGGTTCGGCTGGTTCGGTTTCAACGCCGGTTCGGCGGTCGCGGCCAACGGCCTGGCGGCCAACGCCTTCCTGACCACCAATACCGCCACCGCCGCGGCGGCCCTCTCCTGGTGCCTGATCGAATGGTTCCATCACCGCAAGGCCACCACCCTGGGCGCGGCCTCGGGCGCGGTCGCCGGACTGGTCGCCATCACCCCGGCCTGCGGTTTCGTGAACGTGGCGGGGTCCCTCTGGATCGGCTTCCTGGTGAGCTTCCTTTGTTACCTGGCCATCCAGGTCAAGCTCAAGCTCGGCTATGACGATTCGCTGGACGCCTTCGGGGTGCACGGCATCGGCGGGACCTTCGGGGCCCTGGCCACCGGCCTCTGGGCCGTCAAGGCGGTCAACGGCCATGACGGGTTCTTCGCCGGCAACCCGGCGCAGCTCCTGATCCAGGTCAAAACGGTCCTGGCCACCATGGTCTTCTCCTTCATCGGCACGGTCATCCTCTATTTCCTCGTCGAGAAGACGGTGGGGATGCGGGTCAGCGCCAAGGAAGAGGAATTGGGCCTGGACCTTTCCCAGCACGGGGAAGAGGGTTACCACATTTAA
- a CDS encoding protein-disulfide reductase DsbD domain-containing protein → MRRTCLGLLLLLLPLPLLAQNLSHVKVEMLTEQTSVQSGGSVTLGFHFRMQKGWHLYWQNPGDSGQAPSIIWTLPDGFTAGDILWPAPQRLTLPNLADYGYTNEVVLMVPIQSPPKLKSGRFVRFSAKVRWLVCNEICIPGDMNFNARLVVKNHRPKVSGRHEYYFQMARRALPKPLPEGWNASAFLGKKDFFINVSPAGSLSKTATAAFMPLNPNQIENAATPAFRWTGSSFQIKLKRSDQMTQVPGTLDGVLVVKDKKNTKSYQLSMPLQGNGTSEAEHDP, encoded by the coding sequence ATGCGAAGAACCTGTTTGGGCCTTTTGCTGCTCCTCTTGCCCCTTCCCCTCCTGGCCCAGAACCTTTCCCACGTGAAGGTGGAGATGCTGACCGAGCAGACCTCCGTCCAGTCCGGCGGCAGCGTGACCTTGGGGTTCCATTTCCGCATGCAGAAGGGATGGCACCTCTATTGGCAGAACCCGGGCGACTCGGGCCAAGCCCCTTCCATCATCTGGACCCTGCCCGACGGCTTCACCGCGGGCGACATCCTTTGGCCCGCTCCCCAGCGCCTCACCCTTCCCAACCTGGCCGATTACGGCTACACCAACGAGGTGGTCCTCATGGTCCCCATCCAGTCGCCCCCGAAGCTCAAATCCGGCCGCTTCGTGCGTTTCTCCGCCAAGGTCCGCTGGCTGGTCTGCAACGAGATCTGCATCCCCGGCGACATGAACTTCAACGCCCGGCTGGTGGTGAAGAACCACAGACCCAAGGTGAGCGGGCGCCACGAATATTATTTCCAGATGGCCCGCCGGGCCCTCCCCAAGCCCCTTCCGGAGGGCTGGAACGCTTCGGCCTTCCTGGGCAAGAAGGACTTCTTCATCAACGTCTCCCCCGCCGGTTCCCTTTCCAAGACCGCCACGGCCGCCTTCATGCCGTTGAACCCCAACCAGATCGAGAACGCGGCCACGCCGGCCTTCCGTTGGACCGGGTCCTCCTTCCAGATCAAGCTGAAGCGGTCGGACCAGATGACGCAGGTCCCCGGGACCCTCGACGGGGTCCTGGTGGTCAAGGACAAGAAGAACACCAAGTCCTATCAACTTTCCATGCCCCTTCAGGGGAATGGCACCTCGGAGGCGGAACATGATCCGTAA
- a CDS encoding redoxin domain-containing protein, with amino-acid sequence MIRKNFIRTGLAAGLLAAWLGGSLAAAELNKPAPDFSAVDSKGKVHELKKLKGLYVVLEWHNQDCPFVRSQYAKGKMQKLQEKWVGRGVQWFTVISSAPGKEGYVDADGANQDAKKNKAHVTATLLDPKGKLGRAYGAKTTPHMFVIDPKGDLIYDGAIDNAPLEDAIEAKTGDGQPYVNYVDKALTQSKAGQKVSDPAMAPYGCHVKY; translated from the coding sequence ATGATCCGTAAGAATTTCATCCGGACCGGCCTGGCGGCAGGACTTTTGGCCGCGTGGCTGGGCGGCAGCTTGGCGGCGGCCGAACTGAACAAACCCGCGCCGGACTTCTCGGCGGTGGACAGCAAGGGCAAGGTCCACGAGCTCAAGAAACTGAAGGGCCTCTATGTGGTCCTGGAGTGGCACAACCAGGATTGTCCCTTCGTACGGAGCCAATACGCCAAGGGCAAGATGCAGAAGCTGCAGGAAAAATGGGTGGGCCGGGGAGTCCAATGGTTCACGGTCATCTCATCGGCCCCCGGCAAGGAAGGCTATGTCGATGCCGACGGCGCCAACCAGGACGCGAAAAAGAACAAGGCCCATGTCACCGCGACCCTGCTGGACCCGAAGGGGAAGTTGGGCCGGGCCTATGGGGCCAAGACCACGCCCCACATGTTCGTCATCGACCCCAAGGGCGACCTCATCTATGACGGCGCCATCGACAACGCGCCCCTCGAGGACGCGATCGAAGCCAAGACCGGGGACGGGCAACCCTACGTCAATTACGTGGACAAGGCCCTCACCCAATCCAAGGCGGGCCAGAAGGTCTCCGACCCCGCCATGGCGCCCTACGGCTGCCACGTCAAATACTGA